One Nerophis ophidion isolate RoL-2023_Sa linkage group LG23, RoL_Noph_v1.0, whole genome shotgun sequence genomic window carries:
- the thoc6 gene encoding THO complex subunit 6 homolog isoform X1, whose translation MLTVRLVSTRSTSGWLRAPRSCDVTFPRRLCCFQESARTMSPIELLHMSVFSQSFSPCGRFLAAGNNYGEIAVFSLCAALSADASEAARKALLTFTAHRGPVFCLVSVGGQLLSSGDGEISAWNWAELIKKNVKAVWTKRPQHNFRSSMEIPEINAMVVNPRDNSLLVGGGDNNIHVLDLEHGVFKCVFRGHSDYVHCLSVRERDGEVLSGGEDGAVRMWDSRAGQCVHCVDVHKYQKCARPQFGKWISCLTTDSDWMLCGGAPFLSLWHLRSLTPTSIFPLSGCQRQVSFYQDMILAAGEGAFVSHCLLGGEVKAQIPCRPHNVNSLQLNSGEHQVNAPAGHAPWDPRDARVLQVLTAAGSSELVDVFTNVSYRAFSLSF comes from the exons ATGCTGACAGTCCGTTTGGTATCAACAAGGTCGACATCTGGTTGGCTGCGCGCGCCTCGAAGCTGTGACGTCACATTCCCGCGCCGCCTGTGCTGCTTTCAAGAGTCTGCGCGCACAATGAGTCCCATCGAG CTCCTGCACATGTCCGTCTTCTCCCAAAGTTTTTCGCCGTGCGGACGATTTCTGGCGGCAGGAAACAACTATGGCGAGATCGCCGTCTTCAG TTTGTGTGCAGCATTGAGTGCGGATGCGTCAGAGGCGGCCCGCAAAGCGCTTTTAACCTTTACAG CTCACAGGGGTCCGGTCTTCTGCCTGGTGTCCGTGGGCGGGCAACTGCTGAGCAGCGGCGATGGCGAGATCAGCGCCTGGAACTGGGCGGAGCTCATCAAGAAG AACGTGAAGGCGGTCTGGACCAAGAGACCCCAGCACAA CTTCAGATCCAGCATGGAGATCCCCGAGATCAACGCCATGGTCGTCAACCCCCGG GACAACAGTCTGCTGGTGGGCGGCGGCGACAACAACATTCACGTCCTGGACCTGGAGCACGGCGTCTTCAAG TGCGTCTTCCGCGGCCACTCCGACTACGTGCACTGTCTGAGCGTGCGGGAACGTGACGGCGAGGTCTTGTCAGGCGGCGAGGACGGCGCCGTGAGGATGTGGG ACAGCAGGGCGGGGCAGTGCGTTCACTGCGTGGACGTGCACAAGTACCAG AAATGTGCCCGGCCTCAGTTTGGGAAGTGGATCAGCTGTTTGACCACCGACTCCGACTGGATG CTTTGCGGCGGCGCACCTTTCCTGTCCCTCTGGCACCTGCGCTCGCTGACGCCGACCTCCATCTTCCCGCTGAGCGGCTGCCAGAGACAAGTCAGCTTCTACCAGGACATG ATCCTGGCGGCGGGGGAAGGTGCGTTCGTGTCCCACTGCCTGCTGGGCGGGGAAGTCAAGGCTCAGATCCCGTGTCGGCCGCACAACGTCAACAGCCTGCAGCTCAACAGCGGCGAACACCAGGTGAATGCGCCCGCCGGCCACGCCCCCTGGGACCCGCGTGACGCCCGTGTGTTGCAGGTGCTGACGGCGGCAGGAAGCAGCGAGCTCGTGGACGTCTTCACCAACGTGTCCTACAGAGCCTTCTCACTCAGCTTCTGA
- the thoc6 gene encoding THO complex subunit 6 homolog isoform X2: protein MLTVRLVSTRSTSGWLRAPRSCDVTFPRRLCCFQESARTMSPIELLHMSVFSQSFSPCGRFLAAGNNYGEIAVFSLCAALSADASEAARKALLTFTAHRGPVFCLVSVGGQLLSSGDGEISAWNWAELIKKNVKAVWTKRPQHNFRSSMEIPEINAMVVNPRDNSLLVGGGDNNIHVLDLEHGVFKCVFRGHSDYVHCLSVRERDGEVLSGGEDGAVRMWDSRAGQCVHCVDVHKYQKCARPQFGKWISCLTTDSDWMLCGGAPFLSLWHLRSLTPTSIFPLSGCQRQVSFYQDMILAAGEGAFVSHCLLGGEVKAQIPCRPHNVNSLQLNSGEHQVLTAAGSSELVDVFTNVSYRAFSLSF, encoded by the exons ATGCTGACAGTCCGTTTGGTATCAACAAGGTCGACATCTGGTTGGCTGCGCGCGCCTCGAAGCTGTGACGTCACATTCCCGCGCCGCCTGTGCTGCTTTCAAGAGTCTGCGCGCACAATGAGTCCCATCGAG CTCCTGCACATGTCCGTCTTCTCCCAAAGTTTTTCGCCGTGCGGACGATTTCTGGCGGCAGGAAACAACTATGGCGAGATCGCCGTCTTCAG TTTGTGTGCAGCATTGAGTGCGGATGCGTCAGAGGCGGCCCGCAAAGCGCTTTTAACCTTTACAG CTCACAGGGGTCCGGTCTTCTGCCTGGTGTCCGTGGGCGGGCAACTGCTGAGCAGCGGCGATGGCGAGATCAGCGCCTGGAACTGGGCGGAGCTCATCAAGAAG AACGTGAAGGCGGTCTGGACCAAGAGACCCCAGCACAA CTTCAGATCCAGCATGGAGATCCCCGAGATCAACGCCATGGTCGTCAACCCCCGG GACAACAGTCTGCTGGTGGGCGGCGGCGACAACAACATTCACGTCCTGGACCTGGAGCACGGCGTCTTCAAG TGCGTCTTCCGCGGCCACTCCGACTACGTGCACTGTCTGAGCGTGCGGGAACGTGACGGCGAGGTCTTGTCAGGCGGCGAGGACGGCGCCGTGAGGATGTGGG ACAGCAGGGCGGGGCAGTGCGTTCACTGCGTGGACGTGCACAAGTACCAG AAATGTGCCCGGCCTCAGTTTGGGAAGTGGATCAGCTGTTTGACCACCGACTCCGACTGGATG CTTTGCGGCGGCGCACCTTTCCTGTCCCTCTGGCACCTGCGCTCGCTGACGCCGACCTCCATCTTCCCGCTGAGCGGCTGCCAGAGACAAGTCAGCTTCTACCAGGACATG ATCCTGGCGGCGGGGGAAGGTGCGTTCGTGTCCCACTGCCTGCTGGGCGGGGAAGTCAAGGCTCAGATCCCGTGTCGGCCGCACAACGTCAACAGCCTGCAGCTCAACAGCGGCGAACACCAG GTGCTGACGGCGGCAGGAAGCAGCGAGCTCGTGGACGTCTTCACCAACGTGTCCTACAGAGCCTTCTCACTCAGCTTCTGA